Within the Candidatus Neomarinimicrobiota bacterium genome, the region CGCGGTGAGGTGCTCTATCGGGCTTCCAAGCACCAGGTGGCCTGACATGACCGCTCCGGCTCCATTCGCGGGACTCATTGACCTGGCAGCCGAGCGCTTGGGCGGCCGGGCGCTGGAGGCCAACGATGAGTTTTTTGCCCCCAAGGAAAACCTCCTCAAGCCCGGTCGGGGCATATCCAAACCCGACGAATACACCGACCGTGGCAAGTGGATGGACGGCTGGGAAACCCGCCGGCGGCGGACCCCCGGCCACGACTGGTGCGTGATCCGGCTGGGGCTGCCCGGCATTATCCGCAGCGTCAACATCGACACCCACCACTTTCTTGGCAACCATCCGACCCACGCATCCCTGGATGCCGGCGTCGGTGACCCCACCGGGTCCCTCCCCACCGGGGCACAGTGGGTCGAAATCCTGCCCAGGTCGCCCCTGGCTCCGGATCTGCAGAACATGTTCCCCCTTGATGATGACCAGCGTTGGACCCACGTGCGCCTCAACATTTACCCCGACGGAGGCGTCGCCCGCCTCCGCACGTACGGCATGGTCGCGCCGGACTGGGCCAGCTATGCTGCGGGCACGGTTATCGACCTCGCGGCCGTGGAGCACGGCGGCCTGGCCCTGGACTGCAGCGATATGTTTTTCAGCACCATGCAAAACCTGATCATGCCGGGGCCAGCCCTGAATATGGGCGACGGCTGGGAGACGAAACGGCGGCGCGGACCCGGTCACGATTGGACCATTATCAGGCTGGGCCGTCCAGGCACCATCGAAAAGGTGGTCGTGGAGACCACCCATTTCAAGGGCAACTATCCCGACCAGTGCTCGCTCGAGGGCTGCTTTCAGCCGGACACGGACGACCAGGCCTTTGACAGCGCGGCGGTCGCCTGGCGCGAGCTGCTCCCCAAATCCAGACTCACCGGCCACAGCCGACATGAGTTCACCTCCGTACTGGCTGACATCGGCGACAGTACCCATCTGCGGCTGAATATCTACCCCGATGGCGGTATCGCACGGCTCAGGGCCTTGGGCTTACCAAAACTCACCAGCAACCCTCCCGCGCTGCCCGCCACGTAGGCAACCACGTGCTGCAAGGCCCGGACAGCATCAATCGCGCCGCTCCTGAGGCGGCCCGCCGTAAGTTCCTCACCTGCTGCGGGTCCCAAAAGTGGTCGGACCAGATGCTGGCGCTGCGGCCCTTTGCGGATGAGGAGCAGTTGCTCCAGGCCGCTGGGACCATCTGGGAGCGGCTCTCACCGGATGACTGGCTGGAAGCCTTCGCCCAGCACCCCAAAATCGGTGCCGTGGACAGCCAGCGAACCCGTTTCCCGGCGACCGGCCGTTGGGCTGCGGGAGAGCAGCGCGGTGTCGCCGCCGCATCCGACGGCACGCTGGCGGAGCTGGCCGCCGGCAACCGTCGCTACCAGGACCGCTTCGGCTACATCTATATCGTGTCGGCCACCGGCAAAAGTGCCGGCCAGCTGCTGGCCAATCTCAAGGAGCGGCTGGTCAACGACCCGGACACCGAACTGCAGATCGCCGCGCGTGAGCAGCTCGAAATCACCCGCCTGCGATTGCGCAAACTCATCCGTATCTAAGCAACAGGACGCAGCTATGCAAACCTCGTTCACACCAGGCCTGACCCAAGGCATCATGAAGCGGCTCCGGGATTCCAACCGGGCGTTGGCTGCGCTCTATCCCGGGGACTCGGGCGACCGCCAGGCCGTCCACACCGTCTATGGCGGGGCCCACATCTTCAAGGCCGGGACAGCCCAGAAAATGGGCGCCGCCGCGCTGAAGCAGCTCACCGAATACGCCCCGACTTTCGTGGACTTTGCCGGCATCCTGCAGATTCCCGGCTGGCAGCAGCTACCCACATCTCAGCACGAGATTGCCGCACTGGCCGATGGCCTTGCGGGCGTCGGGGACCAGCCTCTCGATGCCGCCAACCCGGCCACCCTGGCTTACAGCGTTTACCAGCGAGTG harbors:
- the alc gene encoding allantoicase, which produces MTAPAPFAGLIDLAAERLGGRALEANDEFFAPKENLLKPGRGISKPDEYTDRGKWMDGWETRRRRTPGHDWCVIRLGLPGIIRSVNIDTHHFLGNHPTHASLDAGVGDPTGSLPTGAQWVEILPRSPLAPDLQNMFPLDDDQRWTHVRLNIYPDGGVARLRTYGMVAPDWASYAAGTVIDLAAVEHGGLALDCSDMFFSTMQNLIMPGPALNMGDGWETKRRRGPGHDWTIIRLGRPGTIEKVVVETTHFKGNYPDQCSLEGCFQPDTDDQAFDSAAVAWRELLPKSRLTGHSRHEFTSVLADIGDSTHLRLNIYPDGGIARLRALGLPKLTSNPPALPAT
- the uraD gene encoding 2-oxo-4-hydroxy-4-carboxy-5-ureidoimidazoline decarboxylase, with translation MNRAAPEAARRKFLTCCGSQKWSDQMLALRPFADEEQLLQAAGTIWERLSPDDWLEAFAQHPKIGAVDSQRTRFPATGRWAAGEQRGVAAASDGTLAELAAGNRRYQDRFGYIYIVSATGKSAGQLLANLKERLVNDPDTELQIAAREQLEITRLRLRKLIRI